The following are from one region of the Candidatus Polarisedimenticolia bacterium genome:
- the secG gene encoding preprotein translocase subunit SecG, whose product MYAALIVLHFFVCLILILVVLLQTGKGADLAGAFGGGGSQTALGSRGAATVLSKATTIAAIVFMFTSLALALYSSRRTSDVLQNAPAAATSLPVVPPPAPNAASPAAPAGTAPATKGTQPPANQPAQAPPSTPEPKKP is encoded by the coding sequence ATGTACGCCGCACTCATCGTTCTGCACTTCTTCGTTTGCCTCATCTTGATCCTGGTCGTGCTGCTGCAGACCGGCAAAGGCGCCGACCTGGCGGGAGCCTTCGGCGGGGGCGGCAGCCAGACCGCCCTGGGAAGCCGCGGCGCGGCGACCGTCCTGAGCAAGGCGACCACCATCGCCGCGATCGTCTTCATGTTCACTTCGCTGGCCCTGGCTCTGTACTCCTCGCGCCGGACCTCCGACGTGCTGCAGAACGCCCCGGCCGCGGCGACTTCCCTTCCGGTGGTTCCTCCGCCGGCGCCGAACGCGGCGTCGCCCGCGGCTCCTGCCGGGACCGCACCGGCAACGAAGGGAACGCAGCCTCCCGCGAATCAACCGGCTCAGGCGCCTCCCTCGACGCCCGAACC